The proteins below come from a single Cylindrospermopsis raciborskii Cr2010 genomic window:
- a CDS encoding PfaB family protein yields MNMPANNTIKMAIVGMDAFFGECDGLDAFESSIYDGKQHFITLPQTRWLGINEHQELLQQYGLETGTPPQGAYIQDFEIDTLSHKIPPNEVTKINPQHTLLLKVCDRALKDSNIQPNSNVAVIIAAETELSVHQLEQRWNLSWQIKDGVNGAEIPLSPEKISHLETIVQDSIHHPVEIAEYISYVGNTMASRVSSLWNFSGPSFTISAVETATFKALELAEMLLATEEVTAVVVGAVDLAGGVENVLLRSQFGKINTGVNTLSFDQNANGWNVGEGAGAVVLQRQDTALKNKQRIYAVVEALSIGQSPSMAIDSRTISDVCKKAFTQAGIKPEEINYLEVSGSGIPQEDTAEIEGILAAYPYVGNGLHCALGSIKANIGHTFVASGIASLIKTALSLYYKYIPGTPKWSGVKNPQMWEGSPFYVATESRPWFLQKEVKCRISAINSMGCDGSFAHILLSEEIQQEPRPSKYLESRPYHLFPISGDSETSLITALNNLEKTLENGECLSKVASETFSGFQKQSSANYTLSITGRNQKEVLKEINSAKKGITDAFINKKDWATPIGSYFTPKPLGKNGEVAFVYPAAVNTYVGIGRTLFRLFPKAFDDTVIKTLYRRAADVEKLVFPRSLRKLEIRELENLEKKLLDDSLAMLEAEILFTRFITNILTEDFQITPKYMFGYSLGETSMMVAQGIWSDCYKASNTFNSSSLFGDRLSGPKNAVREYWGINKNSPEHEKLWANYVLMTTADQVREVLKTENRVYLTQINTSQEVLIAGEPLACERVISKLGCNAFLAPFDHVIHAPTMESEYPELYRIHNLPAQAISGIICYSAAEYQPIALESETIAHSIAKGLCQQLDFPRLVNRVYEDGAKVFIEAGAGGICSRWIDKVLDKREHITISLNRRGIDDHTSLVKALAKLISHGVKLDLSSLYDLSLDTQQTNKSALKKITLGGKSITDQILQTDHRQLFSKYNQQDLQLFTKDLDVKIINSLQPAYQISPQEIYGKPEKNSVKTIIDDHLNHEEQLNFSQLPCKETPKVTSKQVKHIIPMNDFKIAQYEKFTSNNTKLIKAHSDFLEARKDFSQQMSEIIKMQLACAEKLLIDQEK; encoded by the coding sequence ATGAATATGCCAGCAAATAACACTATAAAAATGGCAATTGTAGGCATGGATGCCTTTTTTGGGGAATGTGATGGATTGGATGCTTTTGAAAGTAGTATTTATGATGGAAAACAACATTTTATTACTCTACCACAAACTAGATGGTTGGGAATTAATGAACACCAAGAATTACTGCAACAATATGGTTTAGAAACCGGAACACCACCTCAAGGCGCATACATTCAAGATTTTGAAATTGACACATTATCCCATAAAATTCCTCCCAATGAGGTGACTAAAATTAACCCCCAACACACCTTATTATTAAAGGTGTGCGATCGCGCATTAAAAGATAGTAATATACAGCCCAATAGTAATGTTGCTGTAATTATCGCTGCGGAAACAGAATTATCAGTCCACCAACTAGAACAAAGATGGAATTTATCTTGGCAAATTAAAGATGGGGTAAATGGAGCTGAAATTCCCCTAAGTCCAGAAAAAATCTCCCATTTAGAAACTATAGTCCAGGATAGTATTCACCATCCAGTTGAGATTGCAGAGTATATCAGTTACGTGGGTAATACCATGGCCAGTCGGGTTTCTTCCCTATGGAATTTCTCTGGACCATCTTTTACCATTAGTGCGGTAGAAACTGCTACTTTTAAGGCTTTAGAATTAGCGGAAATGCTATTAGCTACTGAGGAGGTAACAGCAGTAGTTGTAGGTGCAGTTGACCTAGCTGGTGGGGTAGAAAATGTCCTCTTGAGAAGTCAATTTGGCAAAATAAATACGGGTGTAAATACCCTAAGTTTTGATCAAAATGCTAATGGTTGGAACGTGGGGGAAGGTGCAGGTGCAGTAGTTTTGCAAAGACAGGATACGGCATTAAAAAATAAACAACGTATTTACGCAGTAGTTGAAGCTTTAAGTATTGGACAGTCCCCTTCCATGGCTATAGATAGCAGAACTATTAGCGATGTTTGTAAAAAAGCATTTACACAAGCTGGAATTAAACCCGAAGAAATTAACTACTTAGAGGTTTCTGGTAGTGGAATACCCCAGGAAGACACAGCAGAAATTGAGGGAATATTAGCAGCTTATCCTTATGTTGGTAATGGTCTACACTGTGCCCTAGGTAGCATCAAAGCAAACATAGGTCATACCTTTGTTGCTTCCGGTATTGCTAGTTTGATTAAAACTGCTTTAAGTCTCTATTATAAATATATACCTGGAACTCCCAAATGGTCAGGCGTGAAAAACCCTCAGATGTGGGAAGGGAGTCCCTTCTATGTTGCAACAGAATCTCGACCTTGGTTCTTACAAAAAGAAGTAAAATGTCGAATTTCTGCCATTAATAGTATGGGTTGTGATGGTTCCTTTGCTCATATTTTGCTGTCGGAAGAAATCCAACAGGAACCACGTCCTAGTAAATATTTAGAATCCCGACCCTATCATCTCTTTCCTATTTCTGGAGACAGTGAAACCAGTCTAATTACCGCCTTAAATAACCTAGAAAAAACCCTTGAGAATGGCGAGTGCTTGTCAAAGGTAGCCAGTGAAACATTTAGCGGTTTTCAAAAACAATCTTCCGCCAATTATACCCTATCCATCACTGGACGCAACCAAAAAGAAGTACTCAAAGAAATCAACTCTGCCAAAAAGGGTATAACAGACGCCTTCATAAATAAAAAAGATTGGGCAACACCAATAGGTAGTTACTTCACACCTAAACCCTTGGGAAAAAATGGTGAAGTTGCCTTTGTTTACCCTGCTGCTGTCAACACTTATGTAGGAATTGGTAGAACCTTATTTCGATTATTTCCCAAAGCCTTTGATGACACAGTTATCAAAACTCTATACCGACGAGCAGCGGATGTTGAGAAACTAGTGTTTCCTAGAAGTTTGAGGAAACTGGAAATTAGGGAATTAGAAAACCTAGAAAAGAAATTGCTGGATGATTCCCTGGCAATGTTGGAAGCAGAAATTCTGTTTACTAGATTTATCACCAACATTCTCACAGAAGACTTTCAAATCACACCCAAATATATGTTTGGCTATAGTTTGGGGGAAACCAGTATGATGGTTGCCCAGGGGATTTGGAGTGATTGCTATAAAGCAAGTAATACATTCAACTCATCATCATTATTTGGTGATAGACTATCAGGACCGAAGAACGCAGTGCGAGAGTATTGGGGAATAAACAAAAACTCTCCAGAACATGAGAAATTATGGGCTAATTATGTTTTAATGACCACTGCTGATCAAGTCAGGGAAGTTTTAAAAACAGAAAATCGGGTTTACCTCACTCAAATCAACACCTCGCAAGAAGTATTAATAGCTGGCGAACCCCTAGCTTGTGAAAGAGTGATTAGTAAACTGGGTTGTAACGCCTTTTTAGCACCATTTGATCATGTGATTCATGCGCCGACTATGGAGTCAGAATACCCGGAGCTATATCGAATTCATAACTTACCAGCTCAGGCAATTTCTGGGATTATCTGCTACTCAGCAGCAGAATATCAACCCATAGCATTAGAGAGCGAAACTATTGCCCATAGTATTGCCAAAGGATTATGTCAACAACTTGATTTTCCTCGCTTGGTAAATCGAGTTTATGAAGATGGAGCAAAAGTATTTATCGAAGCTGGAGCTGGTGGTATTTGTTCACGGTGGATAGATAAAGTATTAGACAAACGGGAACATATTACCATATCTTTAAACCGCCGTGGGATAGATGATCACACATCCTTAGTTAAAGCCTTGGCAAAACTGATTAGTCATGGGGTAAAATTAGATCTTTCTTCCCTGTATGATCTTTCTTTAGATACTCAACAAACCAACAAATCAGCACTCAAGAAAATTACTCTGGGTGGTAAATCCATTACCGATCAAATTTTACAGACAGATCATCGTCAACTGTTCTCAAAATATAATCAGCAAGATCTGCAACTCTTTACCAAGGACTTGGATGTTAAAATTATCAACTCTCTCCAACCAGCATACCAAATCTCCCCCCAGGAAATTTATGGTAAACCGGAAAAAAATTCTGTGAAAACTATCATAGATGACCATTTAAATCATGAAGAGCAACTAAACTTTTCACAACTACCTTGCAAAGAAACCCCCAAAGTAACCTCTAAACAAGTGAAGCATATAATTCCCATGAATGATTTCAAGATAGCCCAGTATGAAAAATTCACGAGTAACAACACCAAATTGATAAAAGCACACAGTGATTTTCTAGAAGCTAGAAAAGATTTCAGCCAGCAAATGAGCGAAATAATTAAAATGCAATTAGCTTGTGCTGAAAAATTGTTGATAGATCAAGAAAAATAA
- a CDS encoding beta-ketoacyl [acyl carrier protein] synthase domain-containing protein, with protein sequence MEKIAIIGLSCLFPDANNPDQFWHNLSQEKDATANISIDELGVDPSIFYDANKGTPEKFYFLKGGFIRNLDFNPHEYNLPGEFIESLDDTFKWSLYAAKQAIIHSGYWGNQSALSECGVILGTLALPTKASNQLFAPIYHQTIEPAIQELLQEKHFHLGGKLTLPKTSPYNAMVSGLPAGMVSRAFNLSEIHCCIDAACSSSFYAIKLASYYLQSGKADLMLAGAISASDPLFVRMLFSGLQAYPENGSSFPLDKTSRGLITSEGIGMVMLKRYDKAVRDGDKILATICGNGLSNDGKGKHLLSPNLQGQHTAYQRAYQEAKLDPQEIQYLECHATGTPLGDTTESKSIQGFFGGKNSQPLVGSTKNNVGHLLVAAGMVGITKTILGMSHNLIPATINVSEPIGCENSVVSPQNIVTTTRPWPTKETKYAALSAFGFGGTNSHLILEQGEVNK encoded by the coding sequence GTGGAAAAAATAGCCATTATTGGATTATCATGTCTCTTTCCGGATGCGAATAATCCTGACCAATTCTGGCATAATCTCAGCCAAGAAAAGGATGCAACTGCCAATATTAGTATTGATGAATTGGGAGTAGATCCCTCAATATTTTATGATGCTAATAAAGGTACACCGGAGAAATTCTACTTTTTAAAAGGTGGATTTATCCGCAATTTAGATTTTAATCCCCATGAGTATAATCTACCCGGGGAATTTATTGAAAGTCTAGATGATACTTTCAAATGGTCACTGTATGCAGCTAAACAGGCAATTATTCATAGTGGCTATTGGGGAAATCAATCTGCTCTGTCGGAATGTGGGGTAATTTTAGGAACTCTAGCTTTACCTACTAAAGCATCTAATCAATTATTTGCCCCCATTTATCATCAAACAATTGAACCCGCAATTCAAGAACTTTTACAGGAGAAACACTTCCATCTAGGTGGTAAATTAACCCTACCTAAAACATCACCATATAATGCTATGGTTTCTGGGTTACCTGCTGGTATGGTTTCCCGTGCTTTCAATCTTTCTGAAATTCATTGCTGTATAGATGCAGCCTGTTCATCATCATTTTATGCCATCAAATTAGCATCCTATTATCTACAATCTGGTAAAGCAGATTTAATGTTAGCTGGCGCTATTAGTGCTTCCGATCCTCTATTTGTCAGAATGTTATTTTCCGGTCTACAAGCATACCCAGAAAATGGTAGTAGTTTTCCTCTTGATAAAACATCACGGGGGTTAATTACCTCTGAAGGTATCGGTATGGTAATGCTCAAAAGATATGACAAAGCTGTCAGAGATGGAGATAAAATTCTGGCTACAATTTGTGGTAATGGTTTATCTAATGATGGTAAGGGTAAACATCTTTTAAGCCCTAATCTCCAAGGACAACATACTGCTTATCAAAGAGCATATCAAGAAGCAAAACTTGACCCACAAGAAATTCAATATTTGGAGTGTCATGCCACGGGTACTCCTTTGGGAGATACTACCGAATCTAAATCTATTCAAGGCTTTTTTGGGGGAAAAAATTCCCAGCCATTAGTGGGATCTACTAAAAATAATGTTGGTCACTTATTGGTCGCAGCTGGCATGGTGGGAATCACTAAAACTATTTTAGGAATGTCCCATAACCTAATTCCAGCAACTATTAATGTCAGCGAACCTATAGGTTGTGAAAATAGTGTGGTATCGCCACAGAACATTGTCACAACAACTAGACCTTGGCCAACTAAAGAAACTAAATACGCAGCTTTGAGTGCATTTGGATTTGGTGGAACTAACTCTCATTTAATTCTTGAACAAGGGGAAGTAAACAAATGA
- a CDS encoding SDR family NAD(P)-dependent oxidoreductase — protein sequence MITTFQIPPSSVFVVSGGAKGITAQCTVKLAQSQIGNFGSSSNSGIFILLGRSEITPEPGYAHDCLEDSVLKKRIMENLISQGEKPTPMMVQKIFNQINSVREIKKTLAAIEQTGAKAEYINVDVTDGKVLQDKLRDVCQKFGKITGIIHGAGNLADKLIEKKTADDFEKVYNAKVQGLQNILNSCDPQHLKHLVLFSSVSGFYGNIGQTDYAIANEILNKSAHQFKKHYPQTHVVAINWGGWDSGMVTPQLKKAFTERGIDIIPVETGTQMLVNELHPVFKNQSQVVIGSPMNLPPTPLDSELKSYRIYRRMTLEQNPFLYDHTIAGVQVLPATCAMSWMVHACEEIYPGYRYLHCREFKVLKGISFNSKLGSEYILEIQEISKVDGELIEFQTKILSKNSQGKTHFHFSAIVTVVGKIPKAPIYESLNLKEDNVITTRGKQFYQNGDSSLFHGPAFQEISRVLNVNPQKITVECCWQTISETDQGQFPVKWHNPYTTDISTQSLWIWLNHFHQQVCLPGQLTYWEQFLTIPCNSPFYVSCEVENKTDTGVTANFILHSESGEIYSRILGAKAVIWPMKMLSKK from the coding sequence ATGATAACAACTTTTCAAATTCCTCCATCATCGGTGTTTGTAGTTAGTGGTGGAGCTAAGGGAATCACTGCCCAGTGTACGGTTAAATTGGCACAAAGTCAAATTGGTAATTTTGGTAGTTCGAGTAATTCTGGCATTTTTATTCTTTTAGGTCGTTCAGAAATTACTCCAGAACCTGGTTACGCTCATGATTGCTTAGAAGACTCCGTTTTAAAAAAACGCATCATGGAAAATTTAATCTCCCAAGGTGAAAAACCCACACCCATGATGGTACAGAAAATATTCAATCAAATTAATTCTGTTCGGGAAATTAAAAAGACTTTAGCAGCAATCGAACAAACAGGAGCAAAAGCTGAATATATTAATGTTGATGTTACTGATGGGAAAGTTTTACAGGATAAACTCCGTGATGTTTGTCAAAAATTTGGTAAAATTACAGGTATTATCCACGGAGCTGGAAATTTGGCAGATAAATTAATTGAAAAGAAAACCGCTGACGATTTTGAAAAAGTTTATAATGCCAAAGTTCAGGGTTTACAAAACATACTTAACTCTTGTGATCCTCAGCATTTAAAGCATTTAGTCCTCTTCTCTTCCGTGAGTGGTTTTTATGGCAATATTGGTCAGACTGATTATGCTATAGCTAATGAAATTCTGAATAAATCGGCTCATCAATTTAAAAAACATTATCCTCAAACTCATGTAGTTGCTATTAACTGGGGTGGTTGGGATAGTGGTATGGTAACACCGCAATTAAAGAAGGCATTTACCGAACGAGGAATTGATATTATTCCTGTGGAAACTGGTACTCAAATGCTAGTTAATGAGCTGCATCCAGTGTTTAAAAATCAATCCCAAGTTGTCATTGGTAGTCCAATGAACCTACCTCCCACACCCCTGGATAGTGAATTGAAAAGCTACCGTATCTATCGCAGGATGACCTTGGAGCAAAATCCCTTTTTATATGATCATACTATTGCAGGTGTACAGGTATTACCAGCTACTTGTGCTATGTCTTGGATGGTTCATGCTTGTGAAGAAATTTATCCGGGATATCGCTACTTACACTGTCGGGAATTTAAGGTGCTAAAAGGTATCTCTTTCAACTCTAAATTAGGATCAGAGTACATTCTAGAAATTCAAGAAATCTCCAAAGTAGATGGTGAGTTAATTGAATTTCAAACCAAAATTTTGAGTAAAAATTCTCAAGGTAAAACCCATTTTCATTTCTCTGCTATTGTCACAGTGGTAGGGAAAATACCAAAAGCACCAATTTATGAGTCCCTGAATCTAAAGGAGGACAATGTTATCACTACTAGGGGCAAACAATTTTATCAAAATGGTGATTCTTCCTTGTTTCACGGTCCAGCATTCCAGGAAATTAGTAGGGTTCTAAATGTAAACCCACAGAAAATCACTGTGGAGTGTTGTTGGCAAACAATTTCCGAAACCGATCAGGGGCAATTTCCGGTCAAATGGCATAATCCCTACACCACAGATATTAGTACTCAATCATTGTGGATTTGGTTAAATCATTTTCATCAGCAGGTCTGTCTACCAGGACAGTTGACTTATTGGGAACAATTTCTAACTATTCCTTGTAATTCACCATTTTATGTTTCCTGTGAAGTGGAAAATAAAACTGATACAGGGGTAACAGCTAACTTTATTTTGCATAGTGAATCAGGAGAAATCTACTCCCGAATTTTGGGAGCAAAAGCGGTTATTTGGCCTATGAAAATGTTGAGCAAGAAGTAA
- a CDS encoding PfaD family polyunsaturated fatty acid/polyketide biosynthesis protein produces MTTFNTVLNKPNNGLAFLKTAPHHNHNWKGSTDCVEFEQTAIKQKLLTLEKPCHILKVAGEIGVSNDGYITSNYNIPSEPNQLLVSLPPLTVEQFGDPTFLKIHNVKCAYMTGAMAGGIASEEMIIALGQQRLLGSFGSGGLSPERLEIAIQKIQAALPNGPYCFNLIHSPNEPKIERRAVELYLKYAVHTVEASAFLDLTPNIVYYRIAGLSLDANHQIQIKNKVIAKISRREVATKFMQPPPERMIKELLAQNLITELQAHLASKVPMADDITVEADSGGHTDNRPLVCLLPSIISLRNEIQAKYNYDKIIRIGVAGGIGTPESALAAFVMGAGYIVTGSINQSCVESGACEYTKKLLAQAEMADVMMAPAADMFEMGVKLQVLKRGTMFPMRAQKLYELYRNYESIEDIPLAEREKLEKQIFRKSIAEVWEGTAAYLSQKNPEKLGKAVNNSKLKMALIFRWYLGLSSRWSSSGEKGRETDYQIWCGPAMGSFNDWVKATYLAEPDNRHVVDIAHHIMVGTAFLYRIQSLRFQGLHLSSFYSQYQPVQPILEMKK; encoded by the coding sequence GTGACAACATTTAATACGGTACTGAACAAACCAAACAACGGACTAGCATTTTTAAAAACCGCTCCCCATCATAACCACAACTGGAAAGGTTCAACAGACTGCGTTGAATTTGAGCAAACTGCCATCAAGCAAAAATTGCTAACCCTAGAAAAACCCTGTCATATTCTTAAAGTAGCAGGTGAAATAGGTGTTAGTAATGATGGCTATATAACCTCAAATTATAATATTCCATCGGAACCCAACCAGCTATTAGTATCATTGCCACCATTAACAGTAGAACAATTTGGTGATCCCACTTTTTTGAAAATCCACAATGTTAAATGTGCCTATATGACAGGTGCTATGGCGGGGGGAATAGCATCAGAAGAGATGATAATTGCTTTAGGCCAGCAAAGACTTTTGGGTTCCTTTGGTTCGGGCGGACTGTCACCAGAAAGACTGGAAATAGCTATTCAAAAAATACAAGCTGCTCTACCTAACGGTCCCTATTGTTTCAACCTAATTCACAGTCCTAACGAACCAAAAATAGAAAGACGGGCTGTAGAATTATACTTAAAATATGCAGTTCACACGGTTGAAGCTTCGGCATTTTTAGATCTAACTCCCAATATTGTTTATTATCGAATTGCTGGTTTAAGTTTAGATGCTAATCACCAAATTCAAATCAAAAATAAAGTAATTGCCAAAATTTCTCGCCGAGAAGTTGCCACCAAATTTATGCAACCACCTCCTGAAAGAATGATCAAGGAATTACTAGCACAAAATCTAATTACGGAACTACAAGCTCACTTAGCAAGTAAAGTTCCTATGGCTGATGATATTACTGTGGAAGCAGATTCTGGAGGTCATACAGATAATCGTCCCCTGGTATGTCTACTCCCTTCTATTATTAGTTTAAGGAATGAAATTCAAGCTAAATATAATTATGATAAAATAATTAGAATCGGGGTAGCTGGGGGAATTGGTACGCCGGAATCAGCCTTGGCAGCTTTTGTCATGGGAGCTGGATATATTGTTACTGGTTCTATTAATCAATCCTGTGTTGAATCAGGAGCTTGTGAATACACAAAAAAATTGTTGGCCCAAGCAGAAATGGCGGATGTGATGATGGCTCCTGCTGCGGATATGTTTGAAATGGGAGTCAAATTACAGGTCTTAAAACGGGGGACGATGTTTCCCATGCGGGCACAAAAACTCTATGAATTATACCGTAATTACGAATCCATTGAAGATATTCCTTTAGCCGAAAGGGAGAAATTAGAAAAACAAATCTTTCGTAAAAGTATTGCTGAAGTTTGGGAGGGAACCGCTGCCTATTTATCTCAAAAAAATCCCGAAAAACTGGGCAAGGCTGTCAATAATTCTAAGTTAAAAATGGCATTGATTTTCCGCTGGTATTTGGGTTTATCTTCTCGATGGTCTAGTAGTGGAGAGAAGGGAAGAGAAACAGATTATCAAATTTGGTGTGGTCCAGCTATGGGTAGTTTTAATGACTGGGTAAAGGCTACTTATTTAGCTGAACCTGACAACCGCCATGTGGTAGATATTGCTCATCACATCATGGTAGGAACTGCCTTTTTATATCGAATTCAGTCCTTGAGGTTTCAAGGTTTACACCTTTCTAGTTTTTACAGTCAATATCAACCTGTTCAACCCATATTGGAGATGAAAAAATGA
- a CDS encoding thioester reductase domain-containing protein translates to MSLTNTLTTYSSEEIQSFMVHNLAELLGKTSQEIDVDEHLENYGLDSAQAMVIISKLEDLLGFKPSPVLLWHYPTIATLAQRLSEEKAGGSQPDNQGNNVDIPIPFLDLGAEAVLDSTIQPVGSYMVPLANPKNILITGATGYLGAFIIKELLAETQANIYCLVRAKNVNEAQDKLIHNLQQYGIWEDQYQEQYLKRLVPVVGDLSLPLLGITKEEFDQLAANVDTIYHSGALLNYVYPYSALKSANVLGTQEVLRLACQTKVKPVHYVSSVAVFESSVYAGKVVSEQDSFDDWQGIFLGYSQTKWVAEKLVKIARDRGLPVTIYRPPLIAGDSKTGICNTHDFINLMIKGCLQMGCFPDVDYMLDMSPVDYVSKAVVYLSREETSIGKAFHLQHPQPASLKSLVEWIRTFGFKLEMISYEEWQNKLANITDQENPLYTLKPFLLERWSKEKITIPDLYLQSRRPVISCEETLAALKGSSIICPQIDSQLLITYTSYLMQTGFLSLI, encoded by the coding sequence ATGAGTTTAACAAACACGCTAACTACCTATAGTTCAGAGGAAATTCAATCTTTTATGGTGCATAACTTGGCAGAGTTACTAGGGAAAACATCTCAAGAAATTGATGTGGATGAACATTTGGAAAATTATGGCTTGGATTCTGCTCAAGCTATGGTTATAATTAGTAAGTTGGAAGATTTACTTGGTTTTAAACCATCTCCAGTTTTATTATGGCACTACCCGACTATTGCCACACTGGCTCAACGTTTATCAGAAGAAAAAGCTGGAGGTTCTCAACCAGATAATCAGGGTAATAATGTGGATATTCCCATCCCATTTTTGGATTTAGGCGCGGAAGCAGTTCTGGACTCTACCATTCAACCGGTGGGTAGTTATATGGTTCCTCTCGCTAATCCAAAAAATATCTTGATAACCGGAGCAACTGGTTATTTAGGGGCTTTTATTATTAAGGAATTATTAGCAGAAACCCAAGCCAATATTTACTGTTTGGTACGGGCTAAAAATGTGAATGAAGCACAAGATAAACTCATCCATAATCTCCAACAATATGGAATTTGGGAGGATCAATATCAGGAGCAGTACCTGAAGCGACTTGTCCCAGTTGTTGGTGATTTGTCCCTACCACTTTTAGGAATTACCAAGGAAGAATTTGACCAGTTAGCTGCTAACGTAGATACTATTTATCACAGTGGGGCATTACTAAATTATGTCTATCCCTATTCTGCTCTAAAGTCAGCAAATGTTTTAGGTACTCAGGAAGTGCTAAGACTGGCTTGTCAAACTAAAGTTAAACCTGTACACTATGTTTCCAGCGTCGCTGTATTTGAATCAAGTGTTTATGCAGGTAAAGTAGTAAGTGAACAAGATAGCTTTGACGATTGGCAAGGTATTTTCTTGGGTTATTCTCAAACAAAATGGGTAGCAGAAAAACTAGTCAAAATTGCCCGCGATCGCGGACTACCAGTAACGATTTATAGACCACCCTTAATTGCTGGGGATAGTAAGACAGGGATTTGTAACACCCACGATTTCATCAACCTAATGATTAAAGGTTGTTTACAGATGGGGTGTTTTCCAGATGTGGACTATATGTTAGACATGTCTCCTGTAGACTACGTAAGCAAAGCTGTTGTTTACCTATCAAGAGAAGAAACATCTATTGGTAAGGCTTTCCATTTACAACATCCCCAACCTGCTTCTTTAAAATCTTTAGTGGAATGGATTCGCACCTTTGGCTTTAAGCTAGAAATGATTAGTTATGAAGAGTGGCAGAACAAACTAGCTAACATAACAGATCAAGAAAATCCACTCTATACTCTTAAACCATTTTTATTAGAGCGGTGGTCTAAAGAGAAAATTACCATTCCTGATTTGTATTTGCAGTCAAGAAGACCAGTAATTAGTTGCGAGGAAACCCTAGCTGCACTAAAGGGAAGCTCAATTATTTGTCCTCAAATCGATTCTCAATTGTTAATAACTTATACCTCCTATTTAATGCAAACGGGGTTCTTAAGTCTTATTTAA